From the Deinococcus aerolatus genome, the window CGCTGCAGGTGGGCCCAGTCCTTGTCGATGTTTCCGGCGTTGACCACCAGCAGGTATTCCTCGGGGGCCACCATGTAGATGTAGATGTCGTCGATCAGGCCGCCTGCCTCGCCCGGCAGCCAGTTGTACTGGGCGCGTCCGGGGCGTAATTTGCTCACGTCGTTGGTGGTCACGCCCTGCAAGAAGGCCAGGGCGCCGGGGCCGGCCACGCGGAACTCGCCCATGTGCGAGACGTCAAACATGCCCGCGCCGGAGCGCACCGCGTCGTGCTCGGCTTTCAACCCCGCGTACTGCACCGGCATGTCCCAGCCGCCGAACGGCACCATCCTGGCCCCGGCCCGCAGGTGGGCGGCGTGCAGCGGCGTGCGCCTCAGCGTCGGTTCTGTCGGGTGTTCTGGGGTCTGGGTCACCCTGAAATGGTAGCCGAGCAGGGGGGCGGGTGTCCGGGCGTGCCGGACGTCAACCGGGGCTCTTACTCCAGTGCGTGGAACGTTTCCAGCGTGACGCGCTCGGGGAACTTGCGAATAAAGTCCACGGTGCTCAGCGCCTGGGTGCGGTGGCAGGCGATGGCCTGCAATTTGCGGGTGATGTGCCCGGTCACGTCGCGCTGTACGTTCGGCGGCAGCCACTCGGCGCGCAACGCCTCGTTCTCGGGGGGCGTGGCGCTGGCGTAGTACCACAGCGCGGGGCGGTTTCCTTCCGGCAGGCGGTCCCAGGCGGCCTTGACGGCGCGGTGGGTGGTGACGTGATCGGGGTGGCCGTTGCTGCCGTTGGGCGGAAAGGTCAGCACGGTTTCGGGGCGGTGGCGGGTCATGGCCTCGTGGGCCACGTCGATCAGCGCCTCCAGCGGCTGGTCTTTCAGGTACTTGTCGGGAAAGGCGTGCTGTTCGTGGACGCTGCCGGGGGTGGTGGTCAGGCCAATCACTTCCAGGCAGGCGGCCAGTTCCACCTCGCGCATGCGGGCCAGTTCCTCCGGCCCCTCGGCCAGCCCCAGGGTGCGGCCCGCCTCGCCGCGCGTCAGGGTGACCAGCCCGCAGCGGTGGCCTCCCGCGAGCAGCTGCATCAGCGTGCCGGACGCGCCGTAGACTTCGTCGTCGGGGTGGGGAACGATCAGCAGCAATTTCATGTTCTGGGCCTCGGACATGCCCGTCAGCATAAGCGTGCTGGCGGATGCGCGGCGCAATCGGGCGGGTGAACAATACACCATGACCACTTTCTCGCTGCGGGAGTTCCGCAAACCACAGGACTACGCCGCCGTCGCAGACGTGCTGAACGCCAGCAACCCGTCCTGGCCGCTGACGCCCGAACTCTTGCAGACCTGGGACGAGTCGCGCGATCTGGCGCTGTTCTACACCGAGGTGCTGGCCGAGCAGGACGGGCGCGTTGTCGCGGCAGGCGGCATCGGTCACGACGATTTTGCCTTTGAGGACTGGCGCTACTTCGGTCAGATGGGGGTCCACCCGGACTACCGGGGACAGGGCATAGGCACGGCGCTCCATGACGAACTGCTGCGCCGGGTGCGTGAGCGTGGGGCGCGTGAAGTTCGCACCATGTCCAGCGACGAGGCCACCGACGCACCGGGCCGGGCCTTTCTGGAGAAACGCGGTTACGTGGCGGCCTGGGAACGCTACGAGTCGCGGCTGAACACGGCGGACGTGGACCTTGCCCGCTTTGATGACCTGATGGCCTCGGTGGCCCAGGACGGGATCGAATTG encodes:
- a CDS encoding PIG-L deacetylase family protein; the protein is MSEAQNMKLLLIVPHPDDEVYGASGTLMQLLAGGHRCGLVTLTRGEAGRTLGLAEGPEELARMREVELAACLEVIGLTTTPGSVHEQHAFPDKYLKDQPLEALIDVAHEAMTRHRPETVLTFPPNGSNGHPDHVTTHRAVKAAWDRLPEGNRPALWYYASATPPENEALRAEWLPPNVQRDVTGHITRKLQAIACHRTQALSTVDFIRKFPERVTLETFHALE
- a CDS encoding GNAT family N-acetyltransferase, with translation MTTFSLREFRKPQDYAAVADVLNASNPSWPLTPELLQTWDESRDLALFYTEVLAEQDGRVVAAGGIGHDDFAFEDWRYFGQMGVHPDYRGQGIGTALHDELLRRVRERGAREVRTMSSDEATDAPGRAFLEKRGYVAAWERYESRLNTADVDLARFDDLMASVAQDGIELRSLNDLQDEPQRNRWLHELDWELFQDVPMGMTLTKRPLDAWVKQELEDPTLAAGLSFVAVRPGRHDPLTGPYVGYSTLGRNPSGFYYIGMTGVKRGDRGKGIAKALKVAAMRGLDAAGGGEIRTFNDPPNVAMIGMNEQLGFKRTSTRYRYELKLEDTP